Proteins co-encoded in one Waddlia chondrophila WSU 86-1044 genomic window:
- a CDS encoding aminotransferase class III-fold pyridoxal phosphate-dependent enzyme, which produces MNSYEFINDPRVKEAKKLLLEAVREQQEKITGIRLPDPALEKEYEEIIERFSQNRGGPLWFPFIGAGIGKGPFVQLLDGSIKYDFISGIGVHHFGHSHPKIIESSIDAAISDTVMQGHLQQNIDQVELIELLVKESGLDHCFLSTTGAMANENGLKIALQKNFPANRVLAFERAFCGRTWAMAQITEKNDVREGLPVNLAVDYIPFYDHNHPEKSITLAVAALKKYLKRYPKSHAAMICELIQGEGGFYPGSREFFTEIMTILKEHEIAVIIDEVQTFGRTSRLFAFQHYALEEYADIVTIGKLSQVCATLYKTDYKPRPGLLSQTFTSSTQAIHAAKSIIRLMIEEGFFGKNGKNNQVHRQFVKRFEEIRNISGPYGLGAMVAFTPLNGDAKKVKAFVDRLYHAGVLSFICGKEPTRTRFLVPVGAVSNLDIDNVCTIVEEMLQCS; this is translated from the coding sequence ATGAATAGCTATGAATTCATTAATGACCCACGCGTAAAAGAAGCAAAAAAGCTTCTATTGGAAGCTGTGCGTGAACAGCAAGAAAAAATCACAGGAATTCGTTTACCCGATCCGGCTCTTGAAAAAGAGTACGAAGAAATCATCGAACGATTCAGCCAAAACCGAGGAGGCCCTCTTTGGTTTCCTTTTATCGGAGCGGGAATCGGAAAGGGGCCTTTTGTCCAGCTTCTCGACGGAAGCATAAAGTATGATTTTATCAGTGGAATCGGCGTTCATCATTTTGGCCATAGCCATCCTAAAATTATCGAAAGCAGTATCGATGCCGCCATCAGCGATACAGTCATGCAGGGGCATTTGCAGCAAAATATCGATCAAGTAGAGCTTATCGAACTTCTCGTCAAAGAATCGGGGTTAGACCATTGTTTCTTATCCACAACCGGAGCAATGGCAAACGAAAATGGATTAAAGATTGCGCTGCAAAAAAACTTTCCAGCCAACCGCGTGCTGGCATTTGAAAGAGCTTTTTGCGGACGTACCTGGGCAATGGCGCAAATTACAGAGAAAAACGACGTTCGCGAGGGCTTGCCTGTTAACCTTGCTGTCGACTACATCCCATTTTATGATCATAACCATCCCGAAAAAAGCATCACCCTTGCTGTTGCCGCCTTAAAGAAATACCTCAAACGTTATCCGAAGAGCCACGCAGCGATGATCTGCGAACTCATTCAAGGCGAAGGAGGCTTCTATCCAGGATCTCGGGAATTTTTTACAGAGATCATGACGATTCTAAAAGAGCACGAAATTGCAGTGATCATCGATGAAGTGCAAACATTTGGCCGCACTTCCCGCCTATTTGCATTTCAGCATTATGCATTGGAAGAATACGCCGATATTGTAACGATCGGCAAGCTCTCTCAAGTGTGTGCAACCCTGTATAAAACCGATTACAAGCCTCGTCCCGGTCTGTTATCTCAGACATTTACCTCAAGCACGCAAGCAATCCATGCTGCTAAATCCATCATCCGTCTAATGATAGAAGAGGGATTTTTTGGCAAAAATGGCAAAAACAACCAAGTTCATCGGCAGTTTGTCAAAAGATTCGAAGAGATACGCAACATATCAGGACCCTATGGACTGGGAGCAATGGTTGCATTCACTCCATTAAATGGAGACGCAAAAAAGGTGAAAGCATTTGTCGATCGCCTCTACCATGCCGGCGTTCTTAGCTTTATCTGCGGCAAAGAACCGACTCGGACTCGCTTCCTCGTTCCCGTAGGGGCGGTCTCAAATCTCGACATTGACAACGTATGCACAATAGTAGAAGAGATGCTGCAATGTTCGTAA
- a CDS encoding hydrolase has product MVDQYFTYLEWLDSEKESMTEKLIDWVLIHSGSDHLEGLSLMNRTLIDAFTRLEGKIEEIGLPPRKLMNKKGKIIQEPLGKALSIVKRPEANMQILLGGHMDIAFSKNHVLKKCSIKKKDTLVGRGSVDMKGGLMVLLYALLSLERSPFANKIGWQVFITPDEEIGSPGSQSYWKQFASGKKCALLYEPSFPDGNLASARKGSGNFTISITGKSAHAGRAFQEGENAILSAARIALSVEGLNDLSNELTVNIGFIHGGGPVNIVPDSTLLKLNIRCQTLQEMQTALSKIKEIIKIENNRKNLQIVIFQDSLRPPKIFDKRTRNLFESLKLSAKHLGIHLNWHTSGGVCDGNVLANQGLLTIDTLGAVGGGLHTEEEYVKLQSIIDRAKLSARFLMQIAAGEIQL; this is encoded by the coding sequence ATGGTTGATCAATATTTTACTTATCTCGAATGGCTTGACAGCGAAAAAGAATCCATGACCGAAAAACTGATCGATTGGGTTCTTATCCACTCCGGCTCCGACCATTTGGAAGGGTTGTCTCTTATGAACCGTACTCTAATCGATGCATTCACAAGACTTGAAGGGAAAATCGAGGAGATCGGGCTTCCCCCTCGCAAACTCATGAATAAAAAAGGAAAAATCATCCAAGAGCCTTTGGGTAAAGCACTCTCTATCGTTAAGCGTCCTGAGGCAAATATGCAAATTCTCCTGGGAGGACACATGGATATCGCCTTTTCAAAAAACCACGTGTTGAAAAAATGCTCGATCAAAAAAAAGGATACATTAGTTGGGCGGGGATCAGTCGACATGAAAGGAGGACTAATGGTCCTTCTCTATGCCCTACTGAGCCTGGAACGCAGCCCATTTGCAAACAAAATCGGCTGGCAAGTATTCATCACACCAGATGAAGAAATTGGCTCTCCTGGCTCACAGAGCTATTGGAAGCAATTTGCCTCTGGAAAAAAATGCGCTCTTCTTTATGAACCCTCATTTCCAGACGGCAACCTTGCCAGCGCCAGAAAAGGCTCTGGAAATTTTACCATCAGCATCACCGGCAAATCGGCGCATGCCGGCCGTGCATTTCAAGAAGGAGAAAATGCCATTCTTTCCGCCGCCCGCATCGCTTTGTCTGTCGAAGGATTGAACGATTTAAGCAATGAGCTTACGGTCAATATAGGTTTTATTCATGGCGGAGGACCCGTCAACATCGTCCCTGACTCCACTTTGTTAAAGCTCAATATCCGCTGTCAAACCTTGCAAGAAATGCAAACTGCCCTATCCAAAATCAAAGAGATCATTAAAATCGAAAACAATCGGAAAAACCTCCAAATCGTTATTTTTCAAGACTCGCTCAGACCTCCTAAAATTTTTGACAAAAGGACGCGCAATCTTTTCGAATCCCTCAAATTATCTGCTAAACATTTAGGCATCCACCTCAATTGGCACACCTCTGGAGGTGTTTGCGACGGAAATGTACTCGCCAACCAAGGGCTGTTGACAATCGATACCTTGGGAGCTGTTGGAGGAGGGTTGCATACTGAGGAGGAATATGTAAAACTGCAAAGCATTATCGATCGTGCAAAACTCAGCGCACGGTTTTTAATGCAGATCGCCGCAGGAGAAATTCAACTATGA
- a CDS encoding IS5 family transposase (programmed frameshift) encodes MRKPYPDDLTDKEWEQIKPLLTSSTYRNAGRKPKHSRREMFNAIFYLLRTGCQWRHLPHDFPPWTAVQGQYSRWKRKGVFHMVHDYLRRRLRILLGKAEDASAGIADSQSVKTTEKRGLKGYDGGKKIKGRKRHIVVDTLGFIIAVAVGSACSGDRNGLRVLLDRFQSAFLKLKLLWTDMGYNGEEMQDDLFSLGVRQEVIGGIRSKGKGFHVEPKRWIVERTFAWLGRFRRLSKDYEYYPSTSESMIYLSMSRLMLKRIAKLS; translated from the exons ATGCGCAAACCTTATCCGGATGACCTAACAGACAAAGAGTGGGAGCAAATCAAGCCACTTTTAACCAGCTCAACTTACCGTAATGCCGGCAGGAAGCCAAAGCACTCTCGACGGGAAATGTTTAATGCTATCTTTTACCTTTTGAGAACAGGATGCCAATGGAGACATCTCCCTCATGATTTTCCTCCATGGACAGCTGTACAGGGCCAATATTCTCGTTGGAAAAGAAAGGGAGTTTTTCACATGGTTCACGATTATTTACGTAGAAGATTGCGAATTCTTCTTGGTAAAGCCGAGGATGCAAGCGCGGGTATAGCAGATAGCCAGTCTGTAAAAACAACAGAAA AAAGGGGGCTTAAGGGCTATGACGGAGGTAAAAAAATCAAGGGTCGAAAAAGGCATATAGTAGTTGATACCTTGGGTTTCATCATAGCTGTAGCAGTTGGGAGCGCTTGCTCAGGAGATCGAAATGGGTTGAGAGTCCTGCTCGATAGATTTCAAAGTGCTTTTCTCAAGCTAAAGTTATTGTGGACAGATATGGGGTACAACGGGGAAGAGATGCAAGACGATCTTTTTAGTTTAGGAGTTCGACAAGAGGTAATTGGTGGAATCAGATCAAAAGGCAAAGGGTTCCATGTTGAACCGAAAAGGTGGATCGTGGAAAGAACTTTTGCATGGCTTGGACGGTTTCGAAGGCTCAGCAAAGATTATGAATACTACCCATCCACGAGTGAATCTATGATTTACTTAAGTATGAGTCGTTTAATGCTGAAGAGGATTGCTAAATTGAGTTAA
- a CDS encoding ATP-dependent Clp protease ATP-binding subunit, with product MAQNFTDAVSTAIQEAFANAQSRKNPEVTENHLLLAFLEDPKGYFQSVLNNLNTHPYQLQSQVKDLLQQLPTFEGSGTEPPQVARNLQGRITDAEQIAKQWQDSYISSDHFLLSFWKNGGEPFISWKGQAGISFRQLEEHIKKMRGNRHIDSPAAEQSLQALDKYCRNLTKLARDGKMDPVIGRDEEIRRTMQVLSRRTKNNPMLIGEPGVGKTAIAEGMALRIIQGDVPDSLKDKQIYALDMGSLVAGTKYRGEFEERLKGILEEVESNEGKVILFIDEAHTLIGAGAVEGSMDAANLLKPALARGTLHCIGATTLGEYQKHIEKDPALERRFQPVTIREPSLEDSIAILRGLKERYEIFHGVRITESALHAAVFLSYRYITDRRLPDKAIDLIDEAASMIRMQIGSRPLPIDNKERELSKLIVEQEEVRRENPESENIAKLEEKIASIKEELSALKEQWEEEKKLINNLKQKKNELEQLRFQEEELERKADYQKVAELRYEKIPALKKAIEEAQEKLNAKPNRLLQEEVDEQLIAQIVSKWTGIPVSKMMEGEAEKLLHLEKEIGKRVIGQEMGVKAVSEAIRRSRSGLSDPNRPIGAFLFLGPTGVGKTELAKSLAEQLFDQEEAMIRLDMSEYMEKHAVSKLIGSPPGYVGYDEGGQLTEALRRRPYTVVLLDEVEKAHHDVFNILLQIFDDGRLTDSKGRVVNCKNALFIMTSNLGSDLLLQQMEKDPSSITKESIVKLLEPVIRQHFRPEFINRLDEILPFLPLQQKDMEKIVMIQLQHLKRRMADRETKLTWSDDVVKFLANKGYDPSFGARPLKRLIQHEVVNKLSTAILEGKIPSNSTVHLMLDGDEVGFIPNKLQESEF from the coding sequence ATGGCTCAGAATTTCACAGATGCAGTCTCAACAGCGATACAAGAAGCGTTTGCAAACGCGCAGTCGCGAAAAAATCCGGAAGTCACGGAAAACCACCTTCTTCTAGCCTTTCTCGAAGATCCGAAAGGGTATTTTCAATCGGTACTTAACAACCTAAATACTCACCCTTATCAATTGCAATCCCAAGTGAAAGACCTCTTGCAGCAGCTTCCCACTTTCGAAGGAAGCGGCACAGAACCTCCTCAAGTCGCACGCAATCTTCAAGGAAGAATCACTGATGCCGAACAGATCGCAAAGCAATGGCAAGATTCATACATAAGCAGCGACCATTTCCTTCTATCGTTTTGGAAAAATGGAGGCGAACCATTTATCTCTTGGAAAGGGCAGGCAGGAATCTCTTTTAGGCAACTCGAAGAACATATCAAAAAAATGCGTGGAAACCGTCATATAGACTCCCCTGCCGCTGAACAAAGCTTGCAAGCTCTCGACAAATACTGCCGCAATCTGACTAAGCTGGCGCGGGATGGCAAAATGGATCCTGTGATCGGCAGAGATGAAGAGATCAGACGGACAATGCAAGTCCTTAGCCGACGAACCAAGAACAATCCCATGTTGATTGGAGAGCCCGGCGTCGGAAAAACGGCGATTGCAGAGGGAATGGCTCTTCGGATCATCCAAGGAGATGTCCCCGATTCTCTTAAAGACAAGCAAATATATGCCCTCGACATGGGATCTCTGGTTGCCGGCACAAAATACCGCGGCGAATTTGAAGAGCGGCTAAAAGGAATCCTTGAGGAAGTCGAATCGAATGAAGGCAAAGTGATCTTGTTTATCGATGAAGCGCATACGCTGATCGGTGCCGGAGCGGTCGAAGGGTCAATGGACGCTGCCAATCTGCTTAAACCTGCCCTAGCTAGAGGAACGCTTCATTGCATCGGCGCCACAACATTGGGAGAGTATCAAAAACACATAGAGAAAGACCCTGCGCTGGAAAGACGTTTCCAGCCGGTAACGATTCGCGAACCATCTCTTGAAGATTCGATTGCTATTTTGAGAGGGTTAAAAGAGCGTTACGAAATTTTCCACGGTGTAAGGATTACCGAATCCGCTCTTCATGCAGCTGTCTTTCTTTCCTACCGCTATATCACAGACCGAAGACTACCCGACAAAGCGATCGACCTTATTGACGAAGCGGCCAGCATGATTAGAATGCAAATTGGAAGCCGTCCCCTTCCCATCGACAACAAAGAGAGAGAGCTTTCCAAATTAATCGTTGAACAAGAAGAAGTGCGCAGAGAAAATCCTGAAAGCGAAAATATTGCCAAACTCGAAGAGAAAATCGCTTCGATTAAGGAGGAGCTAAGCGCTTTAAAAGAGCAGTGGGAAGAAGAGAAAAAATTAATTAACAACCTTAAACAAAAGAAAAACGAACTCGAGCAGCTCCGTTTTCAAGAGGAGGAGCTTGAACGAAAGGCTGACTACCAAAAAGTAGCCGAGCTGCGCTATGAAAAAATTCCCGCTCTGAAAAAAGCAATTGAAGAAGCCCAGGAAAAACTTAATGCTAAACCGAACCGTCTGCTTCAAGAAGAGGTTGATGAACAATTAATCGCTCAAATCGTCTCTAAATGGACGGGAATCCCTGTCAGTAAAATGATGGAAGGAGAAGCGGAAAAACTTTTGCATCTTGAAAAAGAGATTGGCAAACGGGTCATCGGTCAGGAAATGGGTGTGAAAGCAGTTTCCGAAGCGATCCGCCGCTCCCGTTCCGGACTGAGCGATCCCAATCGGCCTATCGGAGCGTTTTTGTTTTTGGGACCGACTGGCGTCGGAAAAACAGAACTTGCAAAATCTCTTGCAGAACAGCTATTCGATCAAGAAGAGGCCATGATCCGCCTAGATATGTCTGAATATATGGAAAAACACGCCGTATCAAAGCTGATCGGCTCTCCTCCAGGCTATGTCGGATATGATGAGGGAGGACAGCTGACAGAAGCTTTGCGCCGCCGCCCCTATACCGTCGTTTTACTAGACGAAGTAGAAAAAGCTCATCACGATGTATTCAACATCCTGCTGCAAATTTTTGATGATGGAAGGCTGACCGATAGCAAAGGAAGAGTTGTTAACTGCAAAAATGCTCTTTTTATCATGACTTCAAATCTCGGATCGGACTTACTGCTTCAACAGATGGAGAAAGATCCCTCTTCAATCACGAAAGAGAGCATTGTCAAATTATTAGAGCCCGTGATCCGACAGCATTTCCGTCCAGAATTCATCAACAGGTTAGATGAAATCCTCCCCTTCTTGCCTCTTCAGCAAAAGGACATGGAAAAAATTGTCATGATCCAACTCCAACATCTTAAACGACGTATGGCTGACCGGGAGACAAAGCTGACCTGGTCGGATGATGTGGTCAAATTTTTGGCTAACAAAGGCTATGATCCCTCTTTCGGTGCGAGACCTCTGAAAAGACTGATCCAGCATGAAGTGGTAAATAAGCTGTCGACAGCAATCCTAGAAGGGAAAATTCCCTCTAATAGCACCGTTCACCTAATGTTGGATGGAGACGAAGTTGGATTTATACCGAACAAACTTCAAGAATCGGAATTTTGA
- a CDS encoding cob(I)yrinic acid a,c-diamide adenosyltransferase, translating to MAKIYTRSGDKGETSLFTGERVLKNDPFIEALGTVDECNSTIGLAIAHMPDNEIYSGLKQQLVMIQHALFDLGAAIATPRTRAKEDKINKTRFDEEEIEILEKWIDEMDLQLPKLKHFILPGGHPAGAMLHLARSVCRRAERQVIPLSRHSDVSDKITRYLNRLSDYLFMASRWNNHLANMPETPWKQHLAIK from the coding sequence ATGGCAAAGATTTACACACGCAGCGGAGACAAGGGAGAAACCTCTCTTTTTACAGGCGAACGAGTGCTGAAAAACGACCCCTTTATTGAAGCTCTTGGCACCGTAGACGAGTGCAATAGCACCATTGGGCTGGCCATTGCACACATGCCGGACAACGAGATCTATTCAGGATTGAAACAACAGCTGGTCATGATTCAACACGCCCTATTCGACTTAGGCGCAGCCATTGCCACTCCCAGAACACGCGCTAAGGAGGACAAAATCAACAAAACCAGATTTGATGAAGAAGAGATAGAAATTTTGGAAAAATGGATTGATGAGATGGATCTTCAGCTGCCCAAATTAAAGCACTTCATTCTTCCCGGAGGGCATCCTGCAGGGGCCATGCTGCATCTGGCAAGAAGTGTGTGCCGAAGAGCTGAAAGGCAAGTGATTCCCCTTAGCCGCCATTCCGATGTTTCCGATAAAATCACCCGTTACTTAAATCGACTTTCTGACTACCTATTTATGGCTTCAAGGTGGAACAATCATTTGGCCAATATGCCGGAAACACCTTGGAAACAGCATTTAGCAATCAAGTGA
- a CDS encoding transglutaminase family protein, translating into MPRLLIFLIFIYCTALSGANIRTLYNSLDPLSIPQHLAFYENYPDTPEGRQSLEHAWNLLSGGKEITQPGSLSMISSEALNSIIHLVNKPVNENTQLLSDTERSLIDSLARHLPNRRLKGYDAKTEEEVIALPNEEIDLAHGLFLTQLGADQWDEIRSYEAMIDLMALQLLTKISLQTPPEDKIRAISTLIFDEMGFRFPPHSIYAKDIDHYTFLPSVLDSRQGVCLGVSILYLSLAQRIGLELEVITPPGHIYVRWKGDSKVRNIETTARGIHIDSEEYLGIETKELEIRPLKEVIGMAHINQASIYLHNQQFEKALASYQKAQPYLAEHAQLKELLGFTYLFTGDKVRGTTLLKSVQGHIPSHATTSNTLVEDYLEGAVDEEGIQTLFLRVDEDRTSILNKKTALEKILIKHPNFRDGWKALAITWLQLHRSKEALQHLKTYHKLYSEDPSVEYYLAVIYTQRLEYENAWKHLNVSLELLKPFDHNPKALKELRRHLSLLYPLRRNT; encoded by the coding sequence ATGCCTCGTCTCTTAATTTTTCTTATTTTTATCTACTGCACGGCTTTATCCGGAGCAAACATTCGCACATTATATAACAGCCTTGATCCTCTGTCCATCCCTCAGCACCTAGCTTTTTATGAAAACTATCCGGACACCCCGGAAGGAAGACAATCTCTTGAACATGCCTGGAATCTGCTTTCTGGAGGCAAAGAGATTACACAGCCAGGCAGCCTTTCCATGATCTCCTCAGAGGCTCTTAACAGCATTATTCATCTCGTCAACAAGCCTGTAAACGAAAACACACAGTTATTGTCCGACACAGAACGTTCTCTAATCGATTCGCTCGCCAGACACCTTCCAAACAGACGTTTGAAAGGCTATGATGCCAAAACTGAAGAAGAGGTGATCGCACTTCCCAATGAGGAAATTGATCTTGCTCATGGATTATTCCTCACTCAACTGGGAGCTGATCAATGGGATGAGATTCGCAGCTATGAAGCCATGATCGATTTAATGGCTCTTCAACTTCTGACAAAAATATCTCTGCAAACACCTCCCGAAGACAAAATTCGAGCAATCAGTACGTTGATCTTTGACGAGATGGGATTCCGCTTCCCTCCCCATTCCATCTATGCAAAAGATATCGACCATTACACATTTCTTCCTTCGGTCCTCGATTCCAGACAAGGAGTATGCTTGGGAGTTTCTATTTTGTACCTGAGCCTTGCCCAAAGAATTGGTCTGGAATTAGAGGTGATCACGCCACCCGGTCATATTTATGTCAGATGGAAAGGAGACTCTAAAGTCCGCAATATCGAAACAACGGCTAGAGGGATTCATATTGATTCAGAAGAGTATTTAGGGATCGAAACCAAGGAACTGGAAATCCGTCCTCTAAAAGAGGTGATCGGCATGGCTCATATTAACCAAGCCTCCATCTATCTCCACAACCAGCAATTCGAAAAAGCATTGGCCAGCTACCAAAAAGCGCAGCCCTATCTGGCCGAACATGCCCAATTGAAAGAACTTTTAGGTTTTACCTACCTATTTACAGGTGATAAGGTTCGAGGAACAACTCTTCTGAAAAGCGTCCAAGGGCACATTCCTTCGCATGCCACCACTTCAAATACGTTAGTTGAAGATTATTTAGAAGGAGCTGTTGATGAGGAAGGGATTCAAACACTTTTTTTGAGAGTTGACGAAGACCGCACCTCGATTTTAAACAAAAAAACAGCATTAGAAAAAATCCTAATCAAGCATCCTAACTTCCGCGACGGATGGAAAGCCCTTGCGATCACATGGCTGCAGCTTCACCGCAGCAAAGAAGCTCTTCAACACTTAAAAACCTACCACAAACTCTACTCCGAAGACCCTTCTGTTGAATATTATCTAGCAGTTATTTATACACAAAGACTTGAATATGAAAACGCCTGGAAGCACTTAAATGTTAGCCTGGAGCTTCTCAAACCTTTCGACCACAACCCGAAAGCTTTAAAAGAATTACGCAGACACTTAAGTCTGCTTTATCCACTTCGGAGGAATACCTAA
- a CDS encoding 4-alpha-glucanotransferase codes for MISNWEKVGNAKRYGISIPIHALHSKTTYGIGEFLELIKLFPWIKSMGFSAVQLHPLCDTRGMANPHLPYSPFAFNPLFLSLTEIPHSNDKEELYLQKTINYTSAAKFKETLLIKFYYDHGETVFESDAFIKFSEENPWLDNYVGLKNQDPRFYQFIQFLCHQQMKQVKTEAEKHGILLISEIPTQLQAEAPDVKYHPSWFTIDNDKAGCNWSEMERDGYSWWKERFFHAAAYFDACKFDRPIDSNGFFKEISTGLPLLLILNELQTTNLDCNSNLCPTVIYPNREQCADHSLTILDKPSKFVSREQCKQLIKHSHSTSSLLHMISLTTYLSLIPNLNWIASTEEDADQWSLSIKPSVEELILDPSLREVMQECLVS; via the coding sequence ATGATCAGCAACTGGGAAAAAGTGGGGAACGCGAAGAGGTACGGGATCAGCATCCCCATCCATGCACTCCACAGTAAAACAACTTATGGAATCGGCGAATTCTTAGAGCTTATCAAATTGTTCCCTTGGATAAAATCAATGGGATTTTCAGCAGTTCAACTGCACCCCTTATGCGACACAAGGGGCATGGCAAATCCACATCTCCCCTATTCTCCCTTTGCCTTCAATCCTTTATTCTTATCGCTTACGGAAATTCCCCACTCAAACGACAAAGAAGAACTGTACCTACAGAAAACAATCAACTACACATCTGCTGCCAAATTTAAAGAAACTCTATTGATTAAATTCTATTACGATCACGGAGAAACGGTCTTTGAAAGCGATGCCTTCATAAAATTTTCCGAAGAAAATCCTTGGCTCGATAATTATGTAGGGCTCAAAAATCAAGACCCGAGGTTTTATCAATTTATCCAGTTTCTTTGCCACCAGCAAATGAAACAAGTAAAAACGGAAGCTGAAAAGCATGGGATCCTGCTAATCTCAGAAATTCCGACGCAACTGCAAGCAGAAGCTCCTGACGTAAAATACCACCCTAGTTGGTTCACCATAGACAATGACAAAGCAGGCTGCAACTGGTCAGAAATGGAAAGAGATGGTTATAGCTGGTGGAAAGAGCGGTTTTTCCACGCAGCAGCCTATTTTGATGCCTGCAAATTCGACCGCCCGATCGACAGCAACGGCTTTTTCAAAGAAATTTCAACAGGGCTTCCCCTTCTCCTTATCCTTAATGAGCTCCAGACAACCAACCTTGATTGCAACAGCAATCTCTGTCCAACGGTCATCTATCCAAATCGTGAACAGTGCGCAGATCACAGCCTCACGATCCTTGATAAACCAAGCAAATTTGTTTCCCGAGAACAGTGTAAGCAGTTGATTAAGCACTCCCATTCGACCAGCAGTTTACTGCACATGATATCCTTAACAACATATCTTTCTTTAATCCCCAACTTGAACTGGATCGCATCAACAGAAGAAGATGCGGACCAATGGAGCCTATCTATTAAACCCTCTGTGGAAGAACTCATTTTAGATCCCTCCTTAAGGGAAGTTATGCAAGAATGCCTCGTCTCTTAA
- a CDS encoding GMP reductase, translating into MRIEQDLKLDFVDVLIKPKRSTLYSRKDVDVEREFHFRWADTSWTGIPIIASNMDTIGTIEMAKAMGKRKMLTAVHKFTRVNDWSDPEIPIGSVMATTGINDDQARKTFNDILKKRPEIQWICVDIANGYTERFVEFIDHIRESHPKKIIVAGNVVTGEMTEQLILAGADIVKVGIGPGSVCTTRRMTGVGYPQLSAVIECADAAHGIGGHIISDGGCIVPGDIPKAFGAGADFVMLGGMLSGHDECLGNLIEVDGKKLMEFYGMSSDTAMKKHFGGVEHYRSSEGKTVLVGYKGAVDNTLSEILGGLRSACTYAGAKRLKDLPKCTTFIRVNRQLNNTFQTKNEYHVIDT; encoded by the coding sequence ATGCGTATAGAACAAGATTTGAAGCTGGATTTCGTCGATGTTTTGATCAAGCCAAAACGTTCAACTCTTTATTCCCGCAAAGACGTTGACGTTGAAAGAGAGTTTCATTTCCGATGGGCAGATACCTCGTGGACAGGAATCCCGATTATCGCATCCAATATGGATACCATAGGAACCATCGAGATGGCGAAAGCGATGGGTAAGAGGAAAATGTTGACAGCTGTGCATAAATTCACTCGCGTCAACGACTGGAGCGATCCTGAAATTCCAATAGGAAGCGTGATGGCAACAACAGGAATCAACGACGACCAGGCACGGAAGACATTTAACGATATCCTAAAGAAAAGGCCCGAAATCCAGTGGATCTGCGTCGATATAGCCAATGGCTACACAGAGCGTTTCGTTGAATTTATTGATCATATCAGAGAATCCCATCCAAAAAAAATCATTGTCGCCGGCAACGTTGTGACAGGAGAAATGACGGAACAGCTCATTCTAGCCGGAGCTGATATTGTCAAAGTAGGGATCGGGCCCGGAAGCGTTTGCACAACAAGGCGCATGACCGGCGTTGGTTATCCGCAGTTATCTGCTGTCATCGAGTGTGCGGATGCTGCACATGGAATCGGCGGACATATCATTTCGGATGGAGGCTGCATCGTTCCGGGAGATATTCCGAAAGCGTTTGGAGCCGGAGCCGATTTTGTGATGCTTGGAGGAATGTTGTCAGGACACGATGAATGTCTGGGAAACCTCATCGAGGTCGACGGGAAAAAACTCATGGAATTTTATGGAATGTCCAGCGATACAGCCATGAAAAAACATTTCGGTGGAGTTGAACACTACCGCTCCAGCGAAGGTAAAACCGTCCTGGTCGGATATAAGGGTGCTGTAGACAATACTCTCTCGGAAATCCTCGGCGGTTTGCGCTCAGCTTGTACCTATGCTGGAGCAAAAAGATTGAAAGACCTTCCAAAATGCACAACATTTATCAGAGTCAATCGCCAGCTGAACAACACCTTCCAGACAAAAAATGAATACCACGTGATTGATACTTAA
- a CDS encoding CesT family type III secretion system chaperone yields MVEDLFESLLQEMGKAMNIPDLHADSNNSCLIAFDTGIEVQIEPYERGEFLLIVCDLGEVPPGRYREDVFREALKSNGLPHPRPGIFAYSEQSNHLIFFGLLSLKELNGEKIASFMYPFMEKAAAWKNTLERGDVPLADTMTTSHAAAPGGLFGLRP; encoded by the coding sequence ATGGTTGAAGACTTATTTGAATCACTTCTGCAAGAGATGGGAAAAGCGATGAATATTCCCGATCTGCATGCAGACTCCAACAATAGCTGCTTGATCGCTTTTGATACAGGGATCGAAGTGCAAATCGAGCCTTATGAGCGAGGTGAATTTCTCCTCATTGTCTGTGATTTAGGAGAAGTGCCTCCGGGCCGTTACCGCGAGGATGTCTTTAGAGAGGCGTTAAAATCAAATGGACTTCCCCATCCAAGGCCAGGCATCTTTGCCTACAGCGAGCAAAGCAATCATTTAATCTTTTTTGGGCTGCTTTCCTTAAAAGAGCTGAATGGAGAAAAAATTGCTTCGTTCATGTACCCTTTCATGGAGAAAGCAGCTGCATGGAAAAACACCTTAGAAAGGGGCGATGTTCCTCTCGCAGACACGATGACAACCAGTCATGCTGCAGCTCCTGGAGGGTTGTTCGGGCTAAGACCTTAG